Genomic window (Campylobacter magnus):
GGGAATTCTAGAATTTGCGCAGTGTTTTGGGCTTCGCAGCAGCGACAATAAAAATAAAAGGTGCGGCACTTGCGTTTAGCGTGCCTGCAGCAGTGCGAAGATAGAATACATAATTCATCAAGCGCTGCCGCATAGCGGGTAAGCGTAAGAGCCCCACCAGCAAATTTTACAATCTGGCCGAATTAAAAAGATATAAATTCTCTACTGCGCTTTTTAAACACACAAGCCTTGCTGTACCCAAACTCACGAGCTTTTTCTATGGTTTTATCCATATTTGCGCCAACTTGTTCTACGCTGTGAGCGTCGCTTGAAAAGGTAATAGGCGCATCAAAATCAGCCAAAAGCTCCAAAATCTCATCGCTTGGATAGAGCTCGCTGCAAGGTTTGCGCCAGCCAGCCGAGTTTAGCTCCACGCAAACTCCGGCTTCTTTTATAGCTTTTATAGCTGGCTGGGCTAGGATTTTTATCTCTTTTTTGGGGCGGTAATTAAATACCTTTATAAGATCAATATGACCTAAAATATCAAAGCGTCCACACCTTGCTGATCTTGCAATGGCTTCAAAATACTGCCCGTAGAGCTCATCAATATCCTTGCCCTCGTAGCTTCCTATAAAAGCAGGATTATCAAAGCCCCAAAAGTCTAGAAAATGAACTGAGCCGATAAGAAAATCGCATTTGCTATTCATCACCCTTGGGCTAAAATACTTCTCATCACCCATAAAATCAACCTCGTAACCTAGCAAAATCTCCATTTTGCCCCTAAAATGCTCTGCTGTCTCTTTCACCAAATCCTCGTAAAATTCAATCTGCGCCTCGCTCATGCGGTACTCTGGCTCAAAGGGCATAAAAGCGTGATCTGCAAAGCCGTAGTATTTACATCCTAGCTCATAAGCACGGCTTGCAAGGGCTAGTGGAGTGCCTGTGGCGTGATTACAAAGCGGGGTATGATTGTGAAGGTCAATTAACATTTTTTGCCTTTATTCATCTAAAATTTGAGCATTGTATTTGTTAAAAAACGCAAAAACAAGTGTCCAAACTAAAATTAGTCCAAATGCTACTAAAATACAAATCGCAAATTTGATTGTACTTAGCGTATCAAGTTGTATAAAAATAAAGCCACAAACTCCCAAAAACGATATTAAAATAGTGTTTAAAGCACTTTTACAAACATCTATTTTGTTTTGAGTATTATCTTTTTTGCTCATTTTTCTGCCATTTTTTGAAAGTTTTTGTAAAAAACAAAGGCAAAAGTTAGCACCAAAGCTAAGAAAATAAGCTCTCTCATTGTTTTCCTTTATTTGAAAATTTAAGCGATTGTAGCATAATTTTACTTTGATTATTTTATTTGGCGGCTAGAAAATTCTAGAATTCCCTAGGAATTCCCTAGGAATTCATAGGAATTCATAAAAATTTTAGGGCAATTTTGCTACTCTTTGTGCCTAAAAAACTAAAAGTTAAAAAATGAAAGAAAAAATAAAAAAATACGCAGCGCAAGTCATCTCCACGATAAATGATAAAAGCCTTTATCACTACGCAGCTAGTCTTAGTTTTCATAGTGTGCTTGCACTTATTCCTTTTTTGTTTATTTCGCTCTCGCTGTTTTTCCAGCTACCAAGCTTTAAAGAACACTCGCTAGCTATCCAAAACTTCATTGCTAGCTCGCTTTTGCCAACAAATGCAGAGCAATTTAGCAACTATTTAGAGAGCTTTTTGAGCAATAGCTCTCATCTAGGGC
Coding sequences:
- a CDS encoding histidinol-phosphatase, whose amino-acid sequence is MLIDLHNHTPLCNHATGTPLALASRAYELGCKYYGFADHAFMPFEPEYRMSEAQIEFYEDLVKETAEHFRGKMEILLGYEVDFMGDEKYFSPRVMNSKCDFLIGSVHFLDFWGFDNPAFIGSYEGKDIDELYGQYFEAIARSARCGRFDILGHIDLIKVFNYRPKKEIKILAQPAIKAIKEAGVCVELNSAGWRKPCSELYPSDEILELLADFDAPITFSSDAHSVEQVGANMDKTIEKAREFGYSKACVFKKRSREFISF